The genomic segment TCCTCGAGGACGCTCCCGATCTCGATCCCGACACCGAGATTGTCGCCGACCTGTGGAGCGATGAAGATTGTTGCATTACTCGCTTGCGCAAAGGCGATACTCTGTGTGGCGGCATCCATCTCGTCGAGCGGAATCCCGACATCGATTGCGAGAAAAGCATTAAATCCGCGGTCGCGGAGGCAGTCCCGCGTCTCCTGCAGGAGCCGCAACACCTCGTCTTCGGCGTACTCGCCGCTGGTCTCGTCCCACGTCGCAAATGACGGGGCATCGGTTTCGATATCGGCGTCCGCCGGCAGCAGCGCGTCGACGTCGAATGTCCGGTATGGGCCCATCAGATAGACGAGAAACTGTTCCCGCCGGACTGGAGCGAGCGCATCTGAATCACCAGCGGCACGGGGGAGATTATCGATAATCCGTTGCCGCATTCGACTCGTCGATTCGGAACGATAGTATATAAATATCGGTGTTTTCAGGAATATTCTAGTCGAGAACGACTAAGTACGTGGCGTCCCAACATAGGACCCGAGGCACCCCCAAATGTCCGAAACCGATCGCCAGCCAACAGAGGAGATTCGTCAGCCGGAACCGCCGCTTCCCAAGGATAGCGGGCTGACGCTTGAGGAGTATCTCGCGATGCAACAGGCGATCGGCCACCCGACGCGGTTCCGGATCCTCCGCACGCTCGTCGCCAACGACGAACTGAGTGCTGCCGATCTCAAGACCGCGGTCGAGGTCGAATCCCACAATTTCCACTACCATCTCGACGAACTGGTCGACGTCGGGCTTGTCGACAAGCGCCAGCGACGGACCGCTGACAGCCAGGGTTTTTACACGTACTATCGGCCGACGGCAATGGGGCGGGGTATTCTTGAGCACGGTGTCGAAGAGCTGATGCGCCGTGAACGGGAGTTCAACGACGCCTATTCGTAAGCTGTCGTAGGGTTCTCTGTCTGTGTCGTTCCCAACGCTCATCGGAACTTTTGCCGGGTTTCAGCACATCATATCGCCAACCAACAAACACGGTTTGCTGAATCGGATTGATCTCTTC from the Natronomonas gomsonensis genome contains:
- a CDS encoding DUF7509 family protein yields the protein MRQRIIDNLPRAAGDSDALAPVRREQFLVYLMGPYRTFDVDALLPADADIETDAPSFATWDETSGEYAEDEVLRLLQETRDCLRDRGFNAFLAIDVGIPLDEMDAATQSIAFAQASNATIFIAPQVGDNLGVGIEIGSVLEEILSTAGMQGPAADATPPRRARRVMVATEPSVRSAMLGAVHARWDASVRTFTDAADCCRLCAQFCTHIQNEELYGSLDRLD
- a CDS encoding winged helix-turn-helix domain-containing protein, with amino-acid sequence MSETDRQPTEEIRQPEPPLPKDSGLTLEEYLAMQQAIGHPTRFRILRTLVANDELSAADLKTAVEVESHNFHYHLDELVDVGLVDKRQRRTADSQGFYTYYRPTAMGRGILEHGVEELMRREREFNDAYS